The window ACCGCTTCTCGATATCGACATTCCTTTGTTCGTCTTCAGCGTTAGCTATAATCTTAGACACGACGATGGCTGATAAGATGAGTATGTCTCTGGACGACATTATTAAGCTCAATAAGAAAGGAGGAAGCGGCCGCTCAGGAGGATCGTCCAGGACCGGTGGAAGTTCAGGCCGGGCCGGTGGATCGTCGAGGCCGATGCGGAATCGACAGAATAACTTCAACCGTGAGAGAAACAACAGATCCACACCGTATACCAGGGTATGAGAGAGAAGCCTTTGCAGTTTAACGACAATTGAAATGAAAGTAACGTAACGTGGCGTTTTAATAATTTCTCCATAATACCATCATAGCATGTTAGCGTTACATGCTAATGCATTTCCCTTAACTACGTGTGGTTAGCAGCTAACggtgagctagctagctacagaaGCTAGCTGGGATCCtgaattacctgaaagaaaatGTCCATGCCCCGCCTGTTTTACTTCACGTTTAcgttgtgttttgtctatttaatAGTTGTGTTTAGATACATCGCGGTGACGTTGATTAAGTCCGCGTCATTAAAACGCTTCCCCACGTGACACCAACGATTACCTGTAACGTGCTGCTTTGTATCTGAACCTGCGCTATGAACAGTTGGAAGTGTCCTGAAATGTAGCTACAACATCCAGCAGATAAAATGCTATAGCAATTATTTACAATGGAAGGAACCGTAGGAAAAACTTAAATCTCAAAAAGAGTGAAAATTGTTGACATCATCCACTCCATGGAAAAGTTTCTCAGGGcgaatctttttgtttttctcttttgaagAAAAGCCATAATctccgtgttttttttttttttgatggacCGAACTGAATGATTCCCCTGGCTGGAATCCCAATACTCTTTTATGGACAACTTACTAAATtgatatttctttaaaacaacacaatgaccactcacacacacacacacacacacaccacttctgttattgttgtgcACGTGACAAATAAAGAACCTTGAATCTACTGGACTTGTGTGGTTCCTCCTTGGCATCATCTCAAGCAAACCTTTACAGCCTACAGATGTGACATATTCAGTGTTTTAACTAAGAATCATCCTGTTAATCACTCATCTGTATTATAATTTGTTGTCAAGAAGGGCTGGGCGCTatatcaattacattttttatatgtatgtattttagaGCTAGATATTGCCTTCAGTTTTGGATATCGTATGATAGGAGTGTTTCTTTGGTTTAAGAACTGCATTACAGTTttagtgatgtcatttttttaacttactAGACTTTCGAACTGTtttcctttacccacttagtcttTGTAGCCACGTAATTTGTGGTTATTTATCaacatgttttgtgtgaaagcaccaatagtcaaccctataATATTgacataaacatacagtaaatggtAACAAATACtgtgatatttaattttctccacattgcccagctctacaatCAAGTAATATTTCTCACCAGTGCACTTTTTGATTGTATGTGAGAGAACAGGCTAAACCCAGGGACATTGTTTTCTCTTGTTACTCTCCACAGCCCAGAGAGTTACCAGACAAATGGCAGCATGACATGTTCGAGGAGCACACTGGTGGACGCAGAGGTCAAAGTCCAGGAGCAGAAAGAAGTGTAGAAAGTAGTAGTGGCAAGCTGCTGGTTTCCAATCTGGACTTCGGTGTCTCTGACTCGGATATCAAGGTGACTTACTAAACCCCATTAATCCACGTAGCTAGCTCAACATTTTGTGAACataactgacttttttttaatatatattttactttgcCCCCCAGGAGTTGTTTGCAGAGTTCGGGACATTACAGAAAGCATCAGTGCACTACGACCGGTCTGGTCGCAGTAAAGGGACTGCAGATGTTCACTTTGAGACTAAGGCGGAAGCTCTTAAAGCCATGAAGCATTATAACGGTGTCCCTCTTGATGGTGAGGATTTGGTTCTCATGCTAAATTAGCATTGTCATACTTGGTTTGCTTGTTTAAAagtacctttaaaaaaaaaaaaatgctcacacttttcttttttctttcttcttttaggCCGTCCCATGAAAATCCAGCAAGTGTCTTCAGATGTTGACACAGAGAGTAGACCATCTACCCAGAGGTAAGGCTGCTTTCACACTGCCTGTGTCCACCAGAAACAAACACAGGTATTTCAGTTCATTTTGAATGGTGGTAGTGTGGTGAGGCGgactcaacttttggagaaatgCAAGCTCAGAACTGCTCGGAGTTTGTGGAATAGCTTAATGTTTCCATCAACAACAAAGTAGTCGTTATGTCGTGCTCAGTTTTGgtaggttcagaaaatgacatcactttactgtaatttagcctttaaaaccaggaaaagacaccacttatgtcaTAATTGCAGTTTGAGAAGATAGGTGATTGTGAACTATCGGGGAAACGAGCAGCATTTATAAAACGGGCTTGCTTTACTAACAGTCACAGCATTCATGTATCAGTATTtggtccatccatcttcatccggttatccggtatcgggtcgcgggggcagcagctccagtaggagACCCCAAActcctttcccgagccacatcaaccagctccgactgggggatcccgaggcgttcccaggccaggttggagattaatctctccacctagtcctgggtcttccccgggcctcctccagctggacgtgcctggaacacctccctagggaggagCCCAGggacatccttaccagatgcccgaaccacctcaactggctcctttcaacgtgaggagcagcggctctactccgagctcctctcggatgactgagcttctcaccctatctctaagggagacgccagccaccctcctgaggaaacccatttcggcttTGCAGTATTTGGTGCTTATTATAATCTAAAAATGTCTGCTCTTTTTGCAGTTCAAACAGAGGTTTTGACCGCAGCAGGCTTGGGCAGGCCAAGGTTGAACGGGATGAATGGAGTAAAGGTGGCGACCGGGGAGAAAGGAGGCAAGGTGGCGGCAGGGGAGGTTTCAGGGGTCGGGGAAGAGGAGGTGGAAACAGACCCCAACTTTCTGCAGAGGAGCTGGATGCCCAGTTGGATGCTTATAATGCCAAAGTATGTACTTGGTTTGcgtggaaacattatttttgacCATACTTTTGACACTCATTGCTATTTTAATAATCACGTTTCTCATGACTTTCAGATGGACACCAGTTAGAAGAAAGGATGCtgctcctgtgttttttttttttttggttgatcGGATATGTTGGACTTTATTACACGTTTTGTTTTTAAGCCATTTTTTTTATCGAGAGGACCATTATattctgtttttaatatttctcaGTATTTTTGTAGCCATGTTTTCTGgggcaacttttgttttgaggaTTTATTTCCTAGGCCACCAGCCCCTGTGCTCTTTTCTAAATGTATAGACAATTGCTTTAAAGCTGCCACaaggctttttttcttcttaaatcaTCAATGGTTTGACAAAtggttttaatttaatgtgaaaatgttAATGTACATCAGTTCTATCATTTGGTACTGTATACTTGGCATATGGACATATTTCAAAGGGTTTTGTACATAAATAATTATACTGAATTGTCTTTCTGGTGTTTGCTTATTTAGAGATGTCTCTTCCCTAGAAAATACCtgcccttgttttttttaatgaatgaaaACCAAATGTGaccaaatgaaaaaacaaaatttgtctatttcttttctatataaattatttcttaaaatgttaAGGTCAAACTTAAACACTTGTATGTAAAACTTTTGTGTATTAATAGATCAGTCAGGTCAGCTTGAGCTATTCAGAGTGTAGAAGGGTGATCTCGGTCACACGGTCATCAACCTAACATTTTCTTGCATAAGCTGGTGCAAACCTTTTAAACATGAAATGACTAACTGGATATGTATCGCAGATGTCTAATTATTTTGTCTTACGCGAAAAGAACATTTCAGATACAATGCCATTCATCCTATCCAGAATGAATGTTCTAGATAGGAATATAATCTGTACAGGGGAAACAATACTTCAGATAACTGCaatcagatttgtttttaaatttcagatAGCTGATATGGAAAACATTACAGATGTACAATGTAATTTTGaacatttaatttctatttttaaaattgtacaatcATTTATACAGGTACAAATGTCACTACAAATATTCACAATTTATGACTACTAAAATGCAATTTCAGATATTTACAATTGATGACTAAAAACACTGCAAATATGTAACAAACGTATACGTAAACGGATGCCTGGACATAGGTATCGTTATTAACATACATACTTACATGTACCCCAATTCCGGACTTGGTCAAACGGTAGTGACCAAGAATAAAAAGACACGCCAGAGCCATTACAGTATTCAGagttaaaatcataaaaatgtgtTGGTGAACTATGCAAGAAATAAATGAACGTTTGGTGGAGCGCGGCACCGCACTTCACTTGCGTGCGCAGGCCTATTCACGGTACCTTGCTGCGCGCGTGCGCGGCGCACGGGGCGGCGCCGTTCCCTTGTTCGCCATACTTGCACTGGAGCGACGGACGCACTAAACGCAGCTGTAAAGGCACCTGAAATCAGTACTTCATTAAATATAAAGGTAAGTCAGTCAGTCTCAAGAGCAGCCAATAACACATATTTTAGGGAAATTCTGAATGGTCGCACATCGCTGAAACCGCTCTCTGTCAACTGATAACTTGTCAGGCTAATGTCAGCCGCAGGCTCTGGTTAGCTCGGCTGAATTGTTCCCAATTGTGCGAACCAGCTAGCCAGCCACTAGGTTAGTCTCTTTCTTCAGTCCCACCCTTTATTAGAGGGTCTACGCGAAGAAAGGTTGAGGCCCTATTGTTAAGTATAGCTAACTCAATTAATTACTCAGGCTAGGATACTTTTATGAAGCTAGCAGTGTGCTGTCAAAAGAGGTAACGGTTTTCTGAGAAGATGCCAGTCTACAGTGGTAGCGacgcgttagctagctaacttaccACAGTCATGACATGTAGCGTTAAGGTACTGTTTCATCGCTACGGTAGCTGCAGCTTGCAATCTTGACTTGACATACCTGTGGACGTTTCTAATTCAGTAGCATTGGGAGAAGGCCATCGATGTTTTATTACTTCTTTCAgggaaatattgttttattcatAGGAAGACTATTCTTTTGTTTACATCTCTTCCATTTAATTCTTTATTACTTTGAACTTTCTTCTTTGTGCCAGTCCAGCAGGGGCCGAAAGGGATTAGATACATTGTGCCGTTCGCTGCCCTGCAGTTTGTTATTGTTAAACATAAATTACATTTACTAAGAAAAAAACCATGCCAGACAGAAGATGTAAACTTGAGTGAGACACTGAGTCAAGCAGACTCCAGCCTCTTGGGCatttcctatatatatatatatatatatatatatatatatatatatatatggattaGAAGGTACTAGCTTTGTATTGTTTATGGAGCAGTTGGGTGGGGTGGGCCTGTCAGTCATATTGGGGTCCAGTGAAATCCTGACATTTCTTAGTGTTGATATTTTGCATGACGGTGCTTAATGATGCCTCTTATATTAGTTTTGCCCAACTCCTTAATTCTTGTCCCTTTAAGCCATTTGAACTGTAGAAACAAAGCACATATGATCAAGCTAAATATAATGATCAAGAAATCATACTTCCTTTTCAAGTGGTAtctcaaaaacataaaaatatcacCAGTATCTCTCATTAAGACCAACCTTCTGCCACTGTGTATAGACTTTCCAACTAAATAGAAgagaaaaggaccttcttgATTTCCCAACAGCACCTCTCCTGTCATTACAAAAACCCTTGATACCGATTTTGTCTCTTGCTGATATCAAATTCAGTTATGCAAAACAGTGgagtgcattttgaaatcaaaggaaagttcaataaaaatagtggactattttgcagcagtgttttgttttatgagCCACCTTACTGGGTCTATACAGTAATTTCCATAAAAGTTGAATGACATGTTTTCACCTTCCTATTATCCTTAAGGTACCAGAGAACTAGCCTCAACTAAACCCTATTAATAATATAAGTATGGATATGCGCTCATAGAAAATCTGGGCAACCAATTGAGGTAATAATATTTTACAGATGCTTCTTTGCACTTGTTGTTGGTTCCTTCAGGtacaatagtgtgtgtgtatagtggtGAATAGTAAGAAAGAGCAAATTAAGTTTTTGAGCAGTTTCTTTGGACCCTGCTCAGGCACATATATGTCACTGCAGACTAAATGTCAGTCGACAGCGTTTGTTCCATTACTGCTTGCTAACATTCCTCTGATGGCTGCTAGTTTCTGCAGGTCAGAGGAGAGACTCAGCAAGAGGTGTGCTCGGGATGAATCAGTATAGTGATAATCACCAGTGACTTTACAGTTGACTGTAAATTACTAATGTACTAATTGTTTTTACTGCCTCATTTTAAATGAGTTAtttacattagttatttgtagttatttatgagttctcactaaaataatataataattgtattgtcacaacagaacagaggaacagcaacatatattaaagttctgataaataaaatgcatataaATACAAACTCATGATATTAAACTTAAAGTCTtttggaacaaaaacacattaaaaaaaatctgtgttgccaacagggacgttgtagagcgccctctggtggacaaactatgcaacgccaatgctcataacatggttgaccgtccatttttattttttaaatattcatttatcagaataatttgtcattataaatgattcagttttttttttttaccagacatcataaatgccaataccaatagatcaggaaatgcctaatattggcccgTTGATATATCACTCGGGCTCTAATTCAGATGTCTACACTGCATTGTTTAACAAAAGATTCAAGGCCTGTGTAGCTCTGCAGACGATATCTTTAATCTGAAGTCAAGTCTCTTGGCATGAACAAAGCTCTTCCTGCTTTTGTTACTCAGCTTTGTTAAGCTCTGTATATTTTAGCAAAGGCGGAGAGCTCAGACCTCTGCCAAGGCCAATGGTGCGTTCATGTGCTCTTGGATGGTCCCTTTTCCGGCTTAGGATGTTGTTTTTCCAACTCTGGTGTGTTCAAGTGCTTTTAGATGTAGTGTGGAAACAACATGGACGCTACAAAGAAGATGTGATGTGTTTAATTGCTTAGGGGGTTTAAGCAACACGTTGATGGCTGTTTCCAGTATTTGCAGGACAATGAAGAGCAAAGGAAGGCGATCAGATGAGCCATGAAATATGATCAGAATGATTTTTTCCGATTATTCCGACCCCATGTGAATGCAGCGCAAATGCCCTATCTCgcaatgtcaacaaaagtcCAAAGTAATTTGTGTATCTGCCCCGTGATCTGGCTCTGCTCCAAAATTGAATggggttcttccttggcccatgctacacccttcctGTAGCCAGTAGTTTTTtggtaatcctgctgacagacaaacaaacagacaaaaggctGTTTACTATCAAAATGTCTTcatatttacattacatgtcatttagctgactcTTCAATTattcaaagcaacttacaattgctatatactGTTTAAAGTGTTCCGGCACTGTGCCGGATCTCCAGCGTGCGGCtgtgagaaaaaataaattaatttgggAAATAGCATGCAGTTTTATATTTGAGTCAATGGATTTCATCTACAAATCATATCAGAGGAACGCAACTCTAACTAACGCAGAGCTTAAAATACTTGGGCATGGTGTTGGATTTCTGGGGTAtgactattttagaaaaatatataaattaaaatcaGAGCTATCTGACAGAGCTTAGTCAGATGCAAAGTAGGGCAAATCTTTGCCGAAAAGCGAGAGTGCGGTGTGTGTGGTCTCCGTGGTGACGCAACTAAAATTATAGATACAGCTTTAGTTGAGAAAGGAGTTTAAAACAAATGGCGCTGGGCATTGGACCCGATGAGAGTCAAGTCGGACCAGCTCTGGTCGAGTacaaatttgtgaaatccataaaataaacttttctcattacNNNNNNNNNNataacagaagatggaaatcatttcaaaaacgttttagctatctagcTAGCCAGCAATGAAcgaactttgttaagtaggtccatttttactgtgttgacattacagaagtctcttgttaccGACGTATGCTATTTGTCGAAaagtgactcaaatctgcactcgacttacatcacGGAGTGACAAGCCGTTTAGCACTTGGTGCACCCAGCTTCAGCGTATGTTCAAGGAAGATACTCACTGGACGGCACCAGCGGTAAGAAAGTGCTTGCTAGTCATTAGATGCTAGTCATAAAGCTTTGTTCCGTGCACTCTGTCATACGAGTACGTTACCGTTATCCACGGCCGACCGCGTTTGTGAAAAATGAggacttttattattgtgtaatgGAAGAAAGACTGTTTTGCCAGTCAAATTAACTTTATAGAGTGCTTCCCGAAACATTACACTGTGANNNNNNNNNNcccccccccccccccccctaaaaaaaaaaaagtttaatgcttaggatttttttttctccactttaagccgtctggagcaactaggaggttaagtgtttttctcagggacacattggttgatgtaacGCAGTGGGATTCAAACAGGTCTCCCAAACAAAAGGAATGTGTCATAGCCACTGCCCCATCACCACCCCCTCATATGAATTGTATGACCTCGTTATCCAATGTTTATGTGCCCAAAGGTAATCCTGTGCTTGTACTTCAGATTGTTTTTCACCAAATGGTATTTTCCATTCAGACACTAAATTAATAAAACCCCGCCAGGGAGAGGCATTTTATACCGGTAAATGAAGCCTCATTCCTGATCTCATATGTGTTGCGATGATATCACACAGCAGCCAGAGTTAGGTTGGCAGCCTCAGGAGTGTGAGGAGAACTGCTGCTGCAGCCACTTTAACTGTAAAACCTCTCAGGTGCACACCAGAGCAGCTACAAATCCAATAGGCTGAACACTCCATCAGCATTCCTCACTTACATTATTGTTGTGGTCATCCGTCTGTCCAGTGATTTACAACCTCTTCCCCAAAAGGCAGGTGTTCATTAGGAATATTGGGAGTTCTCTGCATGCTATGTGTTTGAAATACTttgtttttctatgtttttcttAACCCTACCTGCTTTATTTGTCTCCCCTTGCACCCACTCTGTCTCCAGACATGGCTGAGGATGATGTGACTCCGGAGCAGCTAGCAGCTATTGCTGCAGAAAATGAAGAGCCAGAGCCGGTGAACTACAAGCCGCCAGCCCAAAAGTCGGTGAAAGAGATCCATGAGATGGATAAGGATGATGAGAGCCTACGCAAATATAAGGAAACCCTGCTTGGCAATGGAGCCTCTGAGGCTggtaatgctgtgtgtgtgtgtgtgtgtgtgtgtgtgtgtgtgtgtgtgtgtgtgtgtggtgtgtgtgtggtgagtgtgtgtgtggtgtgttgtgtgtgtgtgtgtgtgtgtgtgtgtgtgtgtgtgtgtgtgtgtgtgtgtgtgattaatgAGGAGTCCAGGGAGGTGTTTGTTTGAGCGGTTGGATGCACCCTTGATCCTAGCATGGAAGAAGTTTGAATAAGGTCATTAAATACGTACCATGTCAGAGCTAGGTTATAGGTGCCAACTATTTGTGGTCATATTTGGCAGCTTAGGACACAGGCTTGTTGTAAAACGGCTTCATCAGCTTGGGATTCCCAAAAAGAGGGATAAACGGCTAGAATCTTTTACATgaatttgtaattgttttttaatgcatCTCTAATATTTATGTCCCTGTAAATTATTCCCTTCAGGTGGACTTAAATAagtgtttgtgcttgtgtgcgtgtgaaTGAAAGCAAGAGaaatcaagaaaaataaatgtgtgggTTGTTAGATAGTTGTCTCAGTTTAAGAAGCATAGATGCATAAATTCTAGATACTTCTTTATGTAGAACATTGTCTTTGCTTTGCTAATGAGTTGggtatttccttttttaatttttttcaaaa of the Etheostoma spectabile isolate EspeVRDwgs_2016 chromosome 2, UIUC_Espe_1.0, whole genome shotgun sequence genome contains:
- the LOC116702710 gene encoding THO complex subunit 4, whose product is MADKMSMSLDDIIKLNKKGGSGRSGGSSRTGGSSGRAGGSSRPMRNRQNNFNRERNNRSTPYTRPRELPDKWQHDMFEEHTGGRRGQSPGAERSVESSSGKLLVSNLDFGVSDSDIKELFAEFGTLQKASVHYDRSGRSKGTADVHFETKAEALKAMKHYNGVPLDGRPMKIQQVSSDVDTESRPSTQSSNRGFDRSRLGQAKVERDEWSKGGDRGERRQGGGRGGFRGRGRGGGNRPQLSAEELDAQLDAYNAKMDTS